A stretch of the Anaerolineae bacterium genome encodes the following:
- a CDS encoding succinate dehydrogenase iron-sulfur subunit encodes MLVTLKILRYNPETDKKAHYETYSVEADPTDRVLDLLEKVKGYQDGTLSFRRSCAHGICGSDAMRINGRNRLACKVLVKDLNTKEIIVEPLLGLRVIKDLIVDMEPFFAHYRSVMPFFVNDDPPPADGKERLQTPEERERFDDTTKCILCAACTTSCPSFWANGQYVGPAAIVNAHRFIFDSRDQAAAERLAILSQQFGVWRCRTAFNCTEACPRDIKITQAIAEVKRAILTGRLE; translated from the coding sequence GAAACGGACAAGAAGGCCCATTACGAGACCTACAGCGTAGAAGCCGATCCCACCGATCGCGTGCTAGACTTGCTCGAAAAGGTCAAAGGGTACCAGGATGGTACCCTCTCCTTCCGCCGCTCTTGCGCCCATGGCATCTGTGGCTCTGATGCCATGCGTATCAACGGGCGCAACCGCTTGGCCTGTAAAGTGCTGGTCAAAGACCTAAACACGAAGGAAATCATTGTTGAGCCACTGTTAGGCCTGCGGGTGATCAAAGACCTGATCGTGGACATGGAGCCGTTCTTCGCCCACTATCGCTCGGTGATGCCGTTCTTCGTCAACGATGATCCCCCGCCCGCCGACGGTAAGGAGCGCTTACAAACCCCGGAAGAGCGCGAGCGTTTTGACGACACCACGAAATGCATTCTGTGTGCCGCCTGTACAACCTCTTGTCCTTCCTTCTGGGCGAATGGTCAATACGTGGGACCGGCCGCGATCGTCAATGCGCATCGCTTCATCTTTGACAGCCGCGATCAAGCCGCCGCCGAGCGGCTCGCTATCCTCAGCCAGCAGTTCGGGGTCTGGCGTTGCCGGACTGCCTTTAACTGCACTGAAGCCTGTCCTCGGGACATCAAGATCACCCAGGCCATCGCAGAAGTCAAGCGAGCCATTCTGACAGGGCGGCTAGAATGA
- a CDS encoding RNA-binding protein: MGTRLYVGNLSYNATDADLSELFSGAGAVVSVEVVRDRETGRSRGFAFVEMETAEAATKAISMFNGMNFQNRNLRVNEAREREPRGESGRGRPGPREGRGGREGGRGRSGPRW; this comes from the coding sequence ATGGGCACACGACTATACGTGGGAAACCTCTCGTACAACGCCACGGATGCTGATCTGAGCGAACTGTTCAGCGGCGCTGGCGCAGTGGTGAGCGTCGAAGTCGTGCGAGATCGGGAGACGGGCCGCTCGCGGGGGTTTGCCTTCGTCGAGATGGAGACAGCCGAGGCAGCCACCAAAGCGATCAGCATGTTTAACGGCATGAACTTTCAGAATCGCAACCTGCGTGTGAACGAGGCCCGCGAGCGTGAGCCGCGAGGCGAAAGCGGCCGTGGGCGCCCTGGCCCGCGCGAGGGCCGCGGCGGCCGGGAAGGAGGACGTGGCCGCTCCGGCCCGCGTTGGTAA
- a CDS encoding cold shock domain-containing protein, which translates to MGQRIIGTVKWFNAAKGYGFITREGGEDVFVHYTAVQMDGFRTLQEGETVEFEVEMGPKGAHATNVRRLG; encoded by the coding sequence ATGGGTCAGCGTATCATCGGCACCGTCAAGTGGTTCAACGCGGCGAAAGGCTACGGCTTTATCACCCGCGAGGGAGGCGAGGACGTCTTCGTCCACTATACGGCCGTGCAAATGGATGGCTTCCGAACCCTGCAAGAAGGGGAGACGGTGGAATTCGAGGTGGAGATGGGGCCTAAGGGCGCCCATGCAACGAATGTGCGGAGGCTAGGCTAA
- a CDS encoding homocysteine S-methyltransferase family protein: MGTNIQRLNLTATDFGGEQYYGCNDYLVITRPDVIEQIHASFLAVGCDVIETDTFRANRVTLREYGLHDQVIKINCAAAALARRVADRFSTPDHPRFVAGSIGPSGMLPSSSDPILSDISFAELADVFREQAIGLIEGGVDLLLIETSQDILEVKAAVFGIRQAFRETNVRLPIQAQVTLDTSGRMLLGTDIAAALVTLEALDVDVLGLNCSTGPEHMYEPARYLGEHSRLPVSIIPNAGLPINDGSGNAIYPLQPEPMANDLCTFVTEFGVNVVGGCCGTTPEHLAAIVAALAPFTSSHPSLQAGRRVRALSQRLTLTPDRDGWPRLRRASDAGVPRRPMASSAMRAVSLVQDPPPTLIGERINAQGSRKVKQLLLAEQYEAILEIARSQVEGGAHLLDVCVALTERADEATQMRAVVRLLAQSVEAPLVIDTTEPKVVQAALESYPGRAIVNSINLENGRERVDAVVPLVKAHGAAVIALTIDEEGMAHTAERKLAIARRIYDICVHEYGLEPSDLIFDTLTFTLTTGQEELRRSAIETMEGIRQIKRELPGVLTSLGVSNISFGLNPRARGVLNSVFLYHCVQAGLDMAIVNPSHITPYAEIPADQRELAEDLIFDRRPDALARYIAYFEQPAPEAEQPATEEPTTGMTPEERIHWQIVHRKKEGIEALLDEVLARRTPVEVLNEVLLPAMKDVGDRFGAGELILPFVLQSAEVMKRAVAHVERFLERRDGASKGTVVLATVYGDVHDIGKNLVKTILSNNGYVVHDLGKQVPVNVIIDKAVEVNATAIGLSALLVSTSKQMPLCVQELHRRGLKFPVLIGGAAINRRFGRRILFVEEGVPYEPGVFYCKDAFEGLAVMDALVDKEKRAALLARIVQEAWDEVRGTRPQDGETATRRIGEAAKPRGIEAVPIPKPPFWGPRVLRYIPLAEVFPLIDRDELFRLSWGAKNAHGETWEALRTQFEQRLARMEAHALAHGWLRPQAVYGYFPCQSEGDELIVYAPDSVMTSRPRAIARFTFPRQEGEEGLCIADYFMPVDSGQMDVVAFQVVTVGPEATERFDALQAAGDYSEAYYTHGLAVQTAEATAEWLHRRIKQELGIGDRGKRYSWGYPACPDLEDHAKVFQLLPAERELGMSLTAAFQLVPEQSTAAIVVHHPQARYFSVGGSRVEQLLREQAKAI, from the coding sequence ATGGGGACCAACATCCAGCGCCTGAACTTGACAGCTACTGACTTCGGCGGCGAGCAGTATTATGGCTGTAATGATTACCTGGTCATCACGCGCCCAGATGTGATCGAGCAGATCCATGCCTCGTTCCTGGCGGTGGGTTGCGACGTAATCGAGACCGATACTTTTCGCGCGAACCGGGTCACTTTGCGCGAATACGGCCTGCACGACCAGGTGATCAAGATCAACTGCGCTGCTGCGGCTTTGGCGCGCCGCGTGGCCGACCGCTTTAGCACACCGGACCATCCTCGCTTTGTTGCCGGCTCCATCGGCCCCAGCGGCATGCTTCCCTCCAGCAGCGACCCCATCCTCAGCGACATCTCCTTCGCCGAGCTGGCCGACGTCTTTCGCGAACAAGCGATCGGGCTGATCGAGGGTGGTGTAGACTTGCTCCTGATCGAGACGTCACAGGACATTCTGGAGGTCAAAGCGGCCGTGTTCGGCATCCGTCAAGCCTTCCGGGAGACCAATGTCCGCTTGCCCATCCAGGCCCAGGTGACGCTGGATACCAGCGGCCGCATGCTGTTAGGCACTGACATCGCCGCCGCATTGGTGACGCTGGAGGCTCTGGACGTAGATGTGCTAGGCCTGAACTGCTCCACCGGCCCGGAGCATATGTATGAGCCCGCCCGCTATCTCGGTGAGCATAGCCGCCTGCCCGTGTCCATCATCCCCAACGCTGGGCTCCCTATTAACGATGGCTCCGGCAACGCCATCTATCCTCTCCAGCCGGAGCCGATGGCGAACGATCTCTGCACCTTCGTGACCGAGTTCGGGGTGAACGTGGTGGGCGGCTGCTGCGGTACGACGCCCGAGCACCTGGCCGCAATTGTGGCCGCCCTCGCCCCTTTCACGTCCTCCCACCCCTCTCTCCAAGCGGGGAGAAGGGTGAGGGCCCTATCCCAGCGGCTCACTCTCACCCCTGATCGCGACGGCTGGCCCCGCCTGCGCCGCGCGTCCGATGCTGGGGTGCCTCGCCGGCCGATGGCCTCCTCGGCCATGCGTGCCGTTTCCCTCGTCCAGGATCCGCCCCCTACCCTCATCGGCGAGCGCATCAACGCGCAGGGCAGCCGTAAGGTCAAGCAATTGCTCCTAGCCGAGCAGTATGAGGCTATCCTGGAGATCGCCCGCAGCCAGGTGGAAGGAGGTGCTCACCTTCTAGATGTGTGTGTGGCTCTCACTGAGCGAGCCGACGAGGCTACGCAGATGCGCGCCGTCGTTCGCCTGCTGGCCCAAAGCGTGGAGGCGCCGTTGGTGATAGACACCACCGAGCCAAAGGTAGTACAGGCAGCCTTGGAGAGCTATCCCGGCCGGGCCATCGTCAACTCCATCAACCTAGAGAATGGCCGCGAGCGCGTAGATGCCGTCGTGCCGCTGGTGAAGGCGCACGGGGCCGCGGTGATCGCCCTGACCATTGACGAAGAAGGCATGGCCCACACCGCCGAGCGCAAGCTGGCCATTGCCCGTCGTATTTATGACATCTGCGTTCACGAATATGGGCTGGAGCCATCCGATCTGATCTTCGATACGCTCACGTTTACGCTGACCACCGGGCAGGAGGAGCTGCGCCGCTCGGCTATCGAGACGATGGAAGGCATCCGCCAGATCAAGCGCGAGCTGCCTGGGGTGCTCACCAGCTTGGGGGTGAGCAATATCTCGTTCGGCCTCAACCCTCGCGCCCGAGGCGTGCTCAACTCGGTCTTCCTGTACCACTGCGTGCAGGCGGGGTTGGACATGGCGATCGTCAACCCCTCGCATATCACGCCGTACGCCGAGATCCCAGCCGATCAGCGAGAGCTGGCCGAGGACCTGATCTTCGACCGCCGCCCTGATGCCCTGGCCCGTTACATCGCTTACTTCGAACAACCCGCTCCGGAAGCGGAACAGCCGGCCACCGAGGAGCCCACCACCGGCATGACCCCCGAGGAGCGAATCCACTGGCAGATCGTCCATCGCAAAAAGGAAGGCATCGAGGCGCTGTTGGACGAGGTGCTGGCTCGCCGCACGCCGGTGGAGGTGCTCAACGAGGTCCTGCTGCCGGCGATGAAGGACGTGGGCGATCGCTTCGGTGCTGGCGAGCTGATCCTGCCCTTCGTGCTGCAGTCGGCGGAGGTGATGAAGCGCGCGGTAGCCCACGTGGAGCGCTTTTTGGAGCGCCGCGATGGGGCCAGCAAGGGTACCGTGGTGCTGGCCACCGTTTACGGCGACGTGCACGACATCGGCAAGAACTTGGTCAAGACGATCCTGTCCAACAACGGGTATGTGGTGCATGACCTGGGCAAGCAGGTGCCGGTCAACGTCATCATCGACAAGGCGGTGGAGGTTAACGCCACGGCGATCGGCCTCAGCGCGCTGTTGGTGAGCACTTCCAAACAGATGCCGCTATGTGTACAGGAGCTACATCGGCGCGGGCTGAAGTTCCCCGTCCTCATCGGCGGTGCTGCCATCAATCGCCGCTTCGGCCGACGCATCCTCTTTGTAGAAGAGGGCGTGCCGTACGAGCCGGGAGTGTTTTATTGCAAGGACGCGTTCGAGGGGCTGGCCGTCATGGATGCCTTGGTGGACAAGGAAAAGCGGGCGGCGCTGCTGGCCCGCATCGTGCAAGAGGCGTGGGACGAGGTGCGAGGCACGAGGCCGCAAGATGGTGAGACGGCGACTCGGCGAATCGGTGAGGCGGCGAAGCCGCGTGGGATCGAAGCGGTGCCCATCCCCAAGCCGCCCTTCTGGGGCCCGCGTGTGTTGAGATACATCCCACTAGCTGAGGTGTTCCCACTGATAGACCGGGACGAGCTGTTTCGGCTGAGCTGGGGGGCCAAAAACGCCCACGGAGAGACCTGGGAGGCGTTGCGTACTCAATTCGAACAACGGTTGGCGCGTATGGAGGCGCATGCACTGGCACATGGATGGTTGCGTCCACAGGCCGTGTACGGGTATTTCCCTTGCCAGTCTGAGGGCGACGAGCTGATCGTGTACGCGCCGGATAGCGTCATGACCAGCCGGCCGCGGGCGATCGCCCGCTTCACCTTCCCGCGTCAGGAGGGGGAAGAGGGGCTATGTATCGCCGACTATTTCATGCCAGTGGATTCTGGACAAATGGACGTGGTGGCGTTTCAGGTGGTGACGGTAGGGCCGGAGGCCACCGAACGCTTCGACGCGCTGCAGGCTGCGGGGGACTACAGCGAGGCTTACTACACCCACGGGCTGGCCGTGCAGACGGCGGAGGCCACCGCCGAGTGGCTCCATCGCCGCATCAAGCAGGAGCTGGGCATCGGCGATCGCGGCAAGCGCTACTCGTGGGGGTATCCGGCCTGCCCAGACTTAGAGGATCACGCAAAGGTGTTTCAACTATTGCCGGCGGAGCGGGAACTAGGGATGAGCCTCACCGCGGCCTTCCAGTTGGTGCCTGAGCAGAGCACGGCCGCCATCGTCGTCCATCATCCGCAGGCGCGCTACTTCAGCGTGGGCGGCAGCCGAGTGGAACAGCTCCTACGCGAGCAAGCCAAAGCGATATGA
- a CDS encoding DUF2283 domain-containing protein: MNYIDPSDQPGVDSLEVAPGSALDFDVEGRLGGIDIDHAGKVVNLSHVEAKALPLTNDFTGECGTAVRAF; encoded by the coding sequence ATGAATTATATTGATCCATCTGATCAGCCCGGTGTAGACTCGTTAGAGGTTGCGCCAGGGTCAGCGCTCGATTTTGACGTTGAAGGCCGTCTTGGCGGGATTGACATCGATCACGCCGGTAAAGTGGTGAATCTCTCCCATGTAGAGGCTAAAGCGCTGCCTCTCACCAACGATTTCACCGGCGAGTGTGGAACAGCGGTAAGGGCATTCTGA
- a CDS encoding amidohydrolase yields MPNLRSEAQALMGQLVAWRRDFHRHPELAFEERRTAAKVAELLERLGYEVQAGVGKTGVVGILEGERAGKTALLRFDMDALPIEEANETEYASRVPGKMHACGHDGHTAIGLGVATLLARHRRALAGRVKLIFQPAEETANGARAMIADGVLNDPAPDIALGLHLWNSLPVGRAIVQAGPLMAAAMHFKLTIYGRGGHGAMPHEAIDALVTAAYVVTALQTIISRNVNPVETAVLSVGTFYAGRAFNVIADRAELSGTIRAFDEQLMAQMQERLRQVVAGVTQAFGATFELELEHAAPAVVNDPVAASLVAGAARRVLGDASVGSTEPVLVSEDMAEFLKRVPGCFFFLGSMNPERGLDYPHHHPRFDFDEAVLPLGVAILAEAAITYLGEQGESDDAATSPHS; encoded by the coding sequence ATGCCGAATCTTCGCTCGGAAGCCCAGGCGTTGATGGGGCAGCTTGTGGCTTGGCGGCGGGACTTCCATCGCCATCCGGAGCTGGCCTTTGAGGAGCGGCGAACGGCCGCGAAGGTCGCTGAGCTTTTAGAGCGCCTGGGCTATGAGGTGCAAGCCGGGGTAGGCAAAACCGGCGTTGTCGGCATCTTGGAAGGGGAGCGAGCGGGTAAGACAGCGTTATTACGCTTTGACATGGATGCGCTGCCCATCGAGGAGGCCAATGAGACGGAATACGCCTCGCGGGTTCCGGGGAAGATGCATGCCTGCGGCCATGATGGCCACACAGCCATCGGACTGGGGGTGGCCACCCTATTGGCCCGGCATCGCCGCGCGCTGGCCGGGCGGGTGAAGCTAATCTTTCAGCCAGCCGAAGAAACGGCCAACGGCGCGCGCGCCATGATCGCCGATGGCGTGCTCAACGATCCGGCTCCTGACATCGCCCTAGGGTTGCACCTGTGGAACTCGCTGCCGGTGGGGCGGGCTATCGTCCAAGCGGGGCCGTTGATGGCCGCAGCTATGCACTTTAAGCTCACGATTTATGGCCGTGGCGGTCACGGGGCTATGCCCCATGAAGCCATAGACGCGCTGGTGACAGCCGCTTACGTGGTCACTGCGCTTCAAACCATCATCAGCCGTAACGTCAACCCTGTGGAGACCGCCGTGCTGAGCGTGGGCACTTTCTACGCTGGCCGGGCTTTTAACGTCATCGCCGACCGGGCTGAGCTGAGCGGCACCATTCGGGCGTTTGACGAGCAGCTTATGGCTCAGATGCAGGAGCGTTTGCGTCAGGTCGTGGCCGGCGTGACGCAGGCATTCGGTGCGACGTTTGAGCTAGAGCTGGAACATGCGGCCCCGGCAGTGGTGAACGATCCGGTCGCTGCCTCACTGGTGGCTGGCGCAGCCCGTCGGGTGTTAGGGGATGCGTCGGTAGGCTCCACGGAGCCGGTATTGGTCTCTGAGGACATGGCGGAGTTTCTGAAGCGCGTTCCCGGCTGCTTCTTCTTTCTCGGCTCGATGAACCCTGAGCGTGGGCTGGATTATCCTCATCATCACCCGCGTTTTGACTTCGATGAAGCGGTATTGCCCTTGGGAGTGGCCATTCTGGCTGAAGCAGCGATTACCTATCTGGGCGAACAAGGCGAAAGCGATGACGCTGCTACCTCACCCCACTCCTGA
- a CDS encoding LysE family translocator produces MDLIAIAAAFWLISLSGALSPGPLTAMAISEGARAGFWSGPKLALGHGLIEGLLVLAIAYGLGGWLQQPMVAGLIGLAGGLLLLWIGYGLIAGAWSGRLSLQNARTAPPPGAARLGQVAAGALLSVGNPYWSLWWATFGASQILRVAPYGLLGLAFFYVIGHWTTDLGWLSLLSLTTASGRNAIGERAYRIALLVCGAFLIAFAGYFAWSGWRFLSAR; encoded by the coding sequence GTGGATCTGATCGCGATCGCTGCGGCGTTTTGGCTCATTAGCCTTTCAGGAGCGCTCTCGCCGGGGCCGCTCACTGCGATGGCCATCAGTGAGGGGGCACGCGCCGGCTTCTGGAGTGGCCCCAAGCTGGCGTTAGGACACGGGCTGATCGAGGGCCTGCTGGTGCTGGCCATCGCCTACGGGCTAGGGGGATGGCTGCAACAGCCCATGGTGGCCGGCCTGATCGGGTTGGCCGGCGGGCTACTGCTTCTGTGGATAGGGTATGGGCTGATCGCGGGGGCGTGGAGTGGGCGACTGTCGTTGCAGAACGCGCGGACAGCCCCACCGCCAGGGGCTGCCCGTTTAGGGCAGGTGGCCGCAGGCGCGTTGCTCAGCGTAGGCAATCCTTACTGGTCGTTGTGGTGGGCCACCTTCGGCGCCAGCCAGATCCTGCGGGTCGCCCCGTACGGGCTATTGGGATTGGCCTTTTTCTACGTGATCGGCCATTGGACCACTGACCTGGGCTGGCTGAGCCTGTTGAGCCTGACCACGGCCTCAGGGCGCAATGCGATTGGGGAGCGCGCGTACCGGATTGCACTATTGGTTTGCGGGGCGTTTCTGATCGCCTTCGCCGGCTACTTCGCATGGTCGGGTTGGCGGTTTCTCAGCGCCAGATGA
- a CDS encoding alpha/beta fold hydrolase, whose product MARLRWSKLVKVLALGAGGLAAVNAYLAATAPPLLPPVRAKTQHHLWRGFRLAYWVAGPEDAPPVVLIHGHYPFASAYEMRRPFSHLSERFRVYLLDLLGYGLSARPPLVYTAELYRSLIADFARQVVGRPIHGIASLLSAAHTIAAAAAEPELFRSLTLICPGGIGIWDGPPLGWQRTIGTLLRVPVFGEALFNALTCRPAIAYLLRNHVYAYPSLVTEGIIDLCYTAAHQPGARYAPSAFLSGQLNCDVRQDFARLELPVQLVWGRQAEFVPVTLAQSFLSLNGQARLDVLDDAGLTPHEEQAEMFNARVVEFITSVFSR is encoded by the coding sequence ATGGCTCGGTTGCGATGGAGTAAGCTGGTGAAGGTGCTGGCGCTCGGAGCAGGAGGATTGGCGGCAGTCAACGCTTATCTCGCAGCGACTGCGCCACCACTACTGCCCCCCGTCCGCGCGAAGACACAGCACCACCTCTGGCGAGGCTTTCGTCTGGCGTATTGGGTCGCTGGGCCGGAGGATGCCCCACCAGTGGTGTTGATTCACGGGCACTATCCCTTCGCCTCGGCCTACGAGATGCGCCGCCCCTTCTCCCACCTGTCCGAGCGCTTTCGCGTGTATCTGCTGGACCTATTGGGGTACGGGCTGTCGGCGCGGCCGCCGCTGGTCTACACAGCGGAGTTATACCGATCGCTCATCGCCGATTTCGCGCGTCAGGTGGTGGGCCGGCCGATCCATGGAATCGCCAGCTTGCTCAGCGCGGCGCACACGATCGCGGCCGCAGCGGCGGAGCCAGAGCTATTTCGGTCGTTGACGTTGATCTGTCCAGGCGGGATTGGGATCTGGGATGGGCCGCCGTTGGGATGGCAGCGGACGATCGGCACGCTGCTGCGCGTCCCTGTCTTTGGCGAGGCACTTTTCAATGCGCTGACCTGTCGTCCTGCCATCGCATATCTCCTGCGAAATCATGTGTACGCTTATCCCTCTCTGGTCACCGAGGGGATAATAGACCTCTGTTACACTGCAGCACACCAGCCGGGCGCGCGTTACGCGCCCTCCGCCTTCTTGAGCGGGCAGCTCAACTGCGACGTGCGCCAGGATTTCGCGCGCTTAGAGCTGCCGGTGCAGCTTGTCTGGGGGCGCCAGGCCGAGTTCGTGCCAGTGACGCTGGCTCAGAGCTTTCTCAGCCTTAATGGACAGGCGCGCCTGGATGTCCTAGATGACGCTGGCCTGACGCCGCACGAGGAACAGGCCGAGATGTTCAACGCTCGAGTGGTGGAGTTCATCACGAGCGTGTTCTCTCGATGA
- a CDS encoding glycoside hydrolase family 31 protein, which translates to MTEQAFQPIGHLLRWARRDATFDLFCQNGRVRVQVLTSNLIRVRATPMADFGPDESWAVVKSEWDAPAVNVEENGWALALSTSELRLEIGKEPLRLRFYDAQGRLLSADEESRGMGWQGGAPVAYFALPDDEHILGLGEKVGPLDKRDHRWEMWNTDAHPRHLPTTDPMYESFPVYLGLRPGLGYARFFDNTWRSHFDFGYSEPGVFRYDAAGGELNYYFLYGPEPAAILARYSELTGRMPMPPRWALGHQQCRWSYYPEAKVREVAQKLRSHGLPTDVIYLDIDYMDGYRVFTWDRERFPDPKKLIADLRAQGFRTVTIVDPGVKVDEQYDVYREGVAHGYFCKKPDGSLFVGPVWPGDAVFPDFTHPEVRRWWGDLHQEPLLDMGVAGIWNDMNEPAVFGGVGWTMDEDVIHYDYGHYTPHSKSHNVYGLLMTRATREALERMRPNERAFVLTRAAYAGVQRYAAVWMGDNSSWWEHLWLAMPMCLSVGLAGQPFVGVDIGGFSEDCTPELYARWVQLGAFTPLCRTHTALGTRDQEPYAFGPEVERIARRYLELRYRLLPYIYTLFWEASQTGAPIMRPLVYAYPDDPTTYEISDQFLWGHAFLVAPIYQEKVTHRAVYLPAGRWIDYWTGRMHEGPSWIVAEAPLDTLPLYVRAGSIIPTGPAMQYTDEKPLDPLTLEVFGGGSGRFTLYEDDGLTMAYREGDWAITEMIYEETSSAATLTISARQGKYRPAPRRIIARFHGWPQPTTSITLDGQPVAVSLDQAVGMTTLSWADDGRAHEIVLQRV; encoded by the coding sequence ATGACCGAGCAAGCTTTCCAGCCCATTGGCCATCTGTTGCGTTGGGCTCGCCGTGACGCCACGTTCGACCTGTTCTGCCAGAATGGCCGTGTGCGCGTGCAAGTGCTAACATCGAATTTGATTCGGGTGCGCGCCACACCGATGGCTGACTTCGGGCCGGACGAATCGTGGGCAGTGGTGAAGAGCGAATGGGACGCCCCAGCGGTCAACGTCGAAGAGAACGGGTGGGCCTTGGCTCTCTCTACGAGCGAATTGAGGCTGGAGATCGGAAAAGAGCCGTTACGCCTTCGCTTCTACGATGCCCAGGGCCGGCTTCTCTCGGCTGATGAGGAGTCCCGCGGTATGGGATGGCAGGGAGGCGCGCCGGTTGCCTACTTTGCCCTGCCCGATGACGAGCACATCCTGGGCCTGGGCGAGAAGGTGGGCCCTCTAGATAAGCGCGATCATCGGTGGGAAATGTGGAATACGGACGCTCATCCGCGCCATCTCCCTACCACGGATCCCATGTACGAATCGTTTCCCGTCTATCTGGGCTTGCGGCCCGGGCTGGGATATGCTCGTTTCTTCGATAACACCTGGCGCAGCCATTTCGACTTCGGCTACAGTGAACCGGGGGTCTTCCGCTACGACGCAGCCGGTGGCGAGCTGAACTACTACTTCCTCTACGGCCCGGAGCCGGCGGCGATCCTGGCCCGCTATAGCGAGCTCACCGGCCGCATGCCGATGCCGCCGCGCTGGGCGCTGGGACATCAGCAGTGCCGCTGGAGCTACTATCCCGAGGCCAAGGTGCGAGAGGTCGCCCAGAAGCTGCGCAGCCACGGCCTGCCTACCGATGTCATCTACCTGGATATTGACTACATGGACGGTTACCGCGTGTTCACCTGGGACCGAGAGCGCTTTCCAGATCCGAAGAAACTAATCGCCGACCTGCGCGCCCAGGGCTTTCGAACGGTCACCATCGTGGATCCAGGCGTCAAGGTGGACGAGCAATACGATGTTTATCGGGAGGGTGTGGCGCACGGCTATTTCTGCAAGAAGCCCGACGGCAGCTTGTTTGTTGGGCCGGTGTGGCCTGGCGATGCGGTGTTCCCCGACTTCACCCATCCCGAGGTACGCCGTTGGTGGGGCGATCTGCATCAGGAACCGTTGCTCGACATGGGGGTGGCGGGTATCTGGAACGATATGAATGAGCCGGCGGTGTTCGGCGGTGTCGGCTGGACCATGGACGAGGACGTAATTCACTACGACTACGGCCACTATACGCCGCACAGCAAGTCGCATAATGTGTATGGCCTATTGATGACTCGCGCTACGCGCGAGGCGTTGGAGCGGATGCGGCCCAACGAGCGCGCCTTCGTGCTGACTCGCGCCGCCTATGCTGGCGTGCAGCGATACGCAGCCGTCTGGATGGGCGATAACTCAAGCTGGTGGGAACATCTGTGGTTGGCGATGCCGATGTGTCTGAGCGTAGGACTGGCCGGACAACCGTTTGTCGGCGTGGACATCGGCGGCTTTAGCGAGGATTGCACGCCAGAGCTGTACGCGCGCTGGGTGCAGCTGGGAGCCTTCACGCCGCTCTGCCGCACCCACACGGCCCTAGGCACACGCGATCAGGAGCCATACGCCTTTGGCCCGGAAGTGGAGCGCATCGCCCGCCGGTATTTGGAGCTGCGCTACCGACTGCTACCGTACATCTACACTCTGTTCTGGGAAGCCTCGCAGACCGGAGCCCCCATCATGCGTCCGCTGGTCTATGCTTATCCCGACGATCCTACGACCTACGAGATCAGCGACCAGTTTCTATGGGGTCATGCATTCCTGGTCGCCCCGATTTATCAGGAAAAGGTGACCCACCGTGCGGTGTATTTGCCCGCCGGCCGTTGGATTGACTACTGGACGGGAAGGATGCACGAGGGGCCAAGCTGGATCGTGGCAGAAGCGCCGCTGGACACCTTGCCGCTCTACGTGCGGGCGGGGAGCATCATCCCCACCGGCCCAGCCATGCAATACACCGATGAAAAGCCGCTCGACCCGTTGACCCTGGAGGTATTCGGAGGCGGCAGCGGTCGTTTCACTCTATATGAGGATGATGGCCTGACCATGGCCTATCGGGAAGGGGATTGGGCGATCACTGAAATGATCTATGAGGAGACATCGTCAGCAGCCACTTTGACCATCTCGGCTCGGCAGGGAAAGTATAGGCCAGCGCCGCGGCGGATCATCGCTCGCTTTCACGGCTGGCCTCAGCCCACAACCTCTATTACTCTAGACGGGCAGCCAGTAGCAGTCTCCCTGGATCAAGCCGTCGGCATGACCACGTTATCCTGGGCCGACGATGGCCGTGCTCACGAGATCGTCTTACAGCGTGTCTAA